The genomic window GACGCGAGGGTTCAGCCCTTCGCCACCGCCGCGCGCCCGAGGGCGATGCCCCGGATCGCGAACGCGAGCGCGACGAGGTACGCGAGTCCGATCAGCGCGGCCGAGACGGCGAACAGGGCGGCCGACGTCTGCGCCGTGATGCCGAACCACGCCATGAGCACCGAGTCGAGCTGACCGCTGTCGTCGGCATCGGGCACCGTGACGCCGGCGAGGAGGAAGCCGAGCCACAGCACCGCGCTCGCGATGTCGTAGTGCATCCGCGTCGCGCGGGCACGTCGCACCTCCGGGTCGAAGAGGGTGAGCAGCGGCGGCACCAGCAGCAGGGCGATGACGACCACCCCGTAGACCAGCCCGAAGAAGCCGAGGTTTCCCACCCCGGCGCCGACGTTCCCGCGCCCGATGAAGAAGAACACCGGCAGGAACACGGCGACCGGCCACTGCGCGTAGTAGACGAAGCGGCCGGTCCCCTCGATGTGCATGCCCCGACCGTATCGTCCGCCGCATGCCCGAACCTGTCACTTCGCACAAGACCGCACCGTGAACGGCGTCGGGGTGCTTAGGTGTGATCATGAGCCCGCGCATCGTCTCGATCGGAACCTCGGTTCCGGCGACCCGCGTCAGCCAGGACCACGCCCGCGACCTGTTCGCGCTGCAGCCCGGGGTCGACCGGCTGACGCAGCGTCTGATCCGCGCCGCGTTCGACGCGGCGGCGATCGAGCATCGGCACACCGTGCTGTCGCAGCTCGCCGAGCCGGGCGCCGCCGTCGGCGACGACGACGGCTTCATCGACGCGGCAGGCACCCTCCTCCGGCCGACGACCGGCACCCGCAACGACGTCTACATCCGTGAAGCGCCGGGCCTGTACGCCGAGGCGGCGCGGGCGGCGCTGCGGGATGCCGCGGTCGAGGCATCCGCCGTCACTCACGTCGTCACCGTCTCGTGCACCGGATTCTTCGCGCCCGGTCCCGACTTCCGCCTCGTGCGCGACATCGGCCTGGATCCGGCCGTCGAGCGCTACCACCTCGGGTTCATCGGATGCGCGGCTGCGCTGCCCGGCCTGCGCCTCGCGACACGCATCGCCGCGGCCGACCCGGAAGCCGTGGTGCTCGTCGTCTGCGTGGAACTGTGCACCCTGCACATCCGGCCGTCGGCCGACCCGCAGCAGATCGTGGCGGGGTCGGTCTTCGCCGACGGCGGCGCCGCCGCGATCGTCACCGCGGATCCCGGCGTCGGACGTGCGGGAGGGCTCGAGATCGACCGGTTCGCCACCGCCCTGACGACCGAGGGCGAGGAGGACATGGTCTGGACGATCGGCGACCACGGCTTCGAGATGATCCTCTCGGCCGAGGTGCCGCGCATCGTCGGCCGAGAGATCCGCGGCGCCGTCGACCGGTTCCTCGCCGGCGAGACGGCCCCCGACGCGTGGGCGGTGCACCCCGGCGGGCGCAGCGTCCTCGACCGCGTCGAGGCCGGTCTCGATCTCGACTCCGCCGCACTCGACGCGTCGCGTGCGGTGCTGCGCGACTACGGCAACATGTCGAGCGCGACGGTGATGTTCATCCTGCGACGGATGCTGCACGACGACGCCGTCGCCGACGGAACGCGCCTCGCCGCCCTCGCGTTCGGCCCCGGCCTGACCGTCGAGTCGGCTCTGCTCACCAAGCGCGCCGTGGCGGCCGCTCCCGCCGTGCGGGACGGAGCGTCGGTGGATGCGGTCGTCGGGGCGGCCGCCGGCGCATGAGCCTCGCGGTCCGCGACGTCGAGCTCGAGGAGCTCATGGACGATCCGGCGTGCGACCCCGCGCGCCTGCGCGCGACCCTCCGCCGCTTCGGCACGATCAACCGGCTCGTCTCGGGCTGGGGCACCGTCTACCGCACCCGGCTGGCGCCGCACCTGCGCGCGCTCGGACGACCCGCCCGCGTCCTCGATCTGGGTTCGGGCGGCGGCGACGTCGTGATGCGCCTCGCCGGGCTCGCCGCCGCGGACGGGCTCGACGTGCACTGGACCGGCATCGACCCCGACGAACGCGCGCACGCCGTCGCCCTGGAGCGCGGAGCGCCGCAGAACGTCGATTTCCGGTGTGCGGATGCCGCGGCCCTCGTCTCCGCGGGCGAGACGTTCGACGCCGTGCTGTCGAACCACGTCCTGCACCACCTCGGCAGTCACGCCGCGACGTTCCTCGCGGAAACGCGAGACCTCTCGCACGGCATCGTGCTGCACGGCGACATCGCCCGCAGCCGCCGCGCCTTCGGGCTCTACGCCGTCGGCATCACCCCCTTCGCGCCGGGAACCTTCCTCCGCACCGACGGCCTCCGCTCGATCCGGCGGAGCTTCACCCCGGCGGAGCTGCGCGGAATGCTCGACTCCGCCGACCCGGGGGCGTGGGCGGTGGAGACGCCGGTTCCGTTCCGCCTGCTGGCCGTGGGTCCGGGTCGCGGAGGTCCGGCGCGTGCCTGACGTCGTCGTCGTCGGCGCGGGCCCGGTGGGCATGCTCCTGGCCGGCGAGCTCGCCCGACGCGGCGTCGACGTCGAGATGTTCGAGCGACGTCCGGCCGCCGGGGGCGGCACACGGGCGATCGGCGTGCATGCTCCGGTGCTCGCCGCGCTCGAGCCCGGCGGTGTGACGGAGCGTCTGCTCTCGGTCGCCGCCCGGGTGCCGCGCGGCGAGGCGCGGTCCGGCGGGCGCACGCTCGGCGTCGTGAGGTTCGATCGGCTGACGACGCGGTTCCCGTTCGTGGCCACGCTTCCCCAGGCCGCGACTGAGGCGGTGCTGGCAGCGGAGGCCCCGGAGCCGACGCGCGGCGCGACCGTGATGTCGGTCGCTCCCCGCCGCGACGGCGTGCGCGTGAGGGTCGGCGTGGGCGGCCGGCCGACCGAGCTGACGAGTCCGATCGTCGTGGTGGCCTCCGGGGCAGGCGGCCGCGACCTCGTCTTCCGGCCCCGTGCGGTGCGCGTGCGCGAGTATCGCGACCGATATCTCATGGCCGATGCCCCGCTCGCCCCCCGCGATGACCACGACGTCGCCGTCGTCGACCTCGACTCCCGCGGCGTGCTCGAATCCTTTCCCCTTCCGAACGGGTGGCGGCGGTTCGTGGCCTGGGACCGCCCGGGCGCCGATGCCGATCCCGGCGCGCGCCTCGCCCGGCTGCGCGACGCCCTCGACGCGCGCGGCGAGGGCGAGGCATCCGCTGCCATCGTCGAGGCGACGGCGTTCGGGGTGCGCCGCGTCATTGCGCCCCGGCTGCGGAACGGGCGCGCGATCGTGATCGGGGATGCCGCGCACGAGGTCAGCCCGATCGGCGGCCAGGGCATGAACCTCGGCCTGCTCGACGCCGCGACGCTCGCGCCGCTCCTCGCGGAGTGGGTGCGCACCGGCATCGCGCCGGACGCGGAGCTGAGCCGGTGGGAGCGCGACCGGGTCGCCTCCGCCCGCACCGCCGCGCGGATGGCGGCGGCGAACACGGCGCTCGGCCGGGCGCTCCCCCGCGCCGCCGACGCCGCGCGCCGCGCACTCGTGCGCACCATGCTCGCACCGCCGACCGGCCAGGTGTTCGCCCGCGCGTACTCGATGGGGTTCGACCGGCACGCGTGAGCCGTGGGGCGGGCCGGGTCCGGGGACGACGGCCGAGCCCGGCGTCAGCCGGCGAGCGCCGCGCCGCTCGCCACGAGCTGGGCCGCGAGCAGCAGCGCGGCGAGCATGACGAGCCGGAACAGGATGCGACCCGGGGGGCGCGCGATCGCCTGCACGATGGTCCAGATCGCGACGAGCACCACTGCGCCGAAGAACAGCCACGACACGATCGACACCGACGCGAGCTCGCCGCCCGACGTGCCGAGCAGCACCGCGACGGCCCCGGTCAGCACAGCCCCTGCCGCGATCACGGCGGAGGCCCGCGCGCCGAGCCGGTGCGGCAGGCCGCGGACGCCGGTGCGCGCATCGTCGTCGAGATCGGGCAGCACGTTCGTCAGATGCACCGCCACGCCCAGCGCCGCGCCCGCGATCCATGCCCAGCCCGCCGCGAACGCCGGGTCGGAGGCGGACAGGGTCGCCAGCGAGGGGAAGAGCCCGAAGCTCACGATGAAGGGCACGACCGACGATGCGGTGGACTTCAGGCCCGCGTTGTAGGCCCACGCCGAGCCGAGCGTGACCGCGTGGGCTGCCAGCATCCGCCATCCGAGGGGTGTCGACAGCACCAGCGCGAGCGCGAGGCAGACGGATGCCGCCGCCCACGCCGCGCGCACGCTGACGTCGCCGCGCGCGAGGGGCTTGTCGCTCCTCCCGACGGCGCGGTCGCGGGCGGCGTCGAGTGCATCGTTCGAGATGCCGACCGAGAGCTGACCGAAGAAGACCGCGGCGGTGAGAAGGGCGAGCCGCCACGGCTCGAGGCCGATCGACAGCCCGAGCGCGAATGCGAGTGCCGTGACGACCAGCGACGGCCCGGGATGCGACGATCCCCACAGACCCCGGACGGTGCGCACGCTCAGATGCTCTCACGCCCGGCCCCGCGCGAGCGGGCACGGTCCACCCCCGCAGGGCGCGTTGCGCGAGGCGAAGCCGCGCCGGCTCGGGCGAAGGGCGCCCGCTCGGCGAGAAGACGCAGGGGTCAGGCCTCCGGGGGCGCCGACGGGCCGTCGCTCACCAGCGTGAGTCCAGAGCCGTCGGCCGCGACATCCACCCGCACCACGTCGCCGTCGTGCACGCC from Microbacterium sulfonylureivorans includes these protein-coding regions:
- a CDS encoding UbiA family prenyltransferase — its product is MRTVRGLWGSSHPGPSLVVTALAFALGLSIGLEPWRLALLTAAVFFGQLSVGISNDALDAARDRAVGRSDKPLARGDVSVRAAWAAASVCLALALVLSTPLGWRMLAAHAVTLGSAWAYNAGLKSTASSVVPFIVSFGLFPSLATLSASDPAFAAGWAWIAGAALGVAVHLTNVLPDLDDDARTGVRGLPHRLGARASAVIAAGAVLTGAVAVLLGTSGGELASVSIVSWLFFGAVVLVAIWTIVQAIARPPGRILFRLVMLAALLLAAQLVASGAALAG
- a CDS encoding type III polyketide synthase, with the protein product MSPRIVSIGTSVPATRVSQDHARDLFALQPGVDRLTQRLIRAAFDAAAIEHRHTVLSQLAEPGAAVGDDDGFIDAAGTLLRPTTGTRNDVYIREAPGLYAEAARAALRDAAVEASAVTHVVTVSCTGFFAPGPDFRLVRDIGLDPAVERYHLGFIGCAAALPGLRLATRIAAADPEAVVLVVCVELCTLHIRPSADPQQIVAGSVFADGGAAAIVTADPGVGRAGGLEIDRFATALTTEGEEDMVWTIGDHGFEMILSAEVPRIVGREIRGAVDRFLAGETAPDAWAVHPGGRSVLDRVEAGLDLDSAALDASRAVLRDYGNMSSATVMFILRRMLHDDAVADGTRLAALAFGPGLTVESALLTKRAVAAAPAVRDGASVDAVVGAAAGA
- a CDS encoding methyltransferase domain-containing protein produces the protein MSLAVRDVELEELMDDPACDPARLRATLRRFGTINRLVSGWGTVYRTRLAPHLRALGRPARVLDLGSGGGDVVMRLAGLAAADGLDVHWTGIDPDERAHAVALERGAPQNVDFRCADAAALVSAGETFDAVLSNHVLHHLGSHAATFLAETRDLSHGIVLHGDIARSRRAFGLYAVGITPFAPGTFLRTDGLRSIRRSFTPAELRGMLDSADPGAWAVETPVPFRLLAVGPGRGGPARA
- a CDS encoding FAD-dependent oxidoreductase; translated protein: MPDVVVVGAGPVGMLLAGELARRGVDVEMFERRPAAGGGTRAIGVHAPVLAALEPGGVTERLLSVAARVPRGEARSGGRTLGVVRFDRLTTRFPFVATLPQAATEAVLAAEAPEPTRGATVMSVAPRRDGVRVRVGVGGRPTELTSPIVVVASGAGGRDLVFRPRAVRVREYRDRYLMADAPLAPRDDHDVAVVDLDSRGVLESFPLPNGWRRFVAWDRPGADADPGARLARLRDALDARGEGEASAAIVEATAFGVRRVIAPRLRNGRAIVIGDAAHEVSPIGGQGMNLGLLDAATLAPLLAEWVRTGIAPDAELSRWERDRVASARTAARMAAANTALGRALPRAADAARRALVRTMLAPPTGQVFARAYSMGFDRHA